The Flavobacterium johnsoniae UW101 genomic interval ATCAGTTCGCAATTGGCTGCAGCCGAATCTAGACTAAAATCTATGGAAGCGATTTACGCAACCAGCAAAAGTACTTACAACCGTTTGTATGAAACAAGCAAGGTTGAAGGAACGATTTCTAAAAACGATTTAGAAATGGCAAGCGGAAAAAAGAATTCTGATTACGCACAATATCAGGCAGCAATTGCAGCACACAAAGAAATCTCGATTATGAGAGGCTACTTAGAAATTCGTGCTCCTTTTGACGGTGTTGTAGCAGCTAGAAATGTCAATTTAGGAACATTTGTAGGCCCGGCAGGAAAAGGATCTGATTTGCCTTTATTAACGATTCAGGAGCAAAGCAAATTACGTTTGGCGGTTTCTGTTCCAGAATTGTACACAGGATATTTGCACCCAGGTGACGAAATGAGTTTTAATGTAAAATCGCTACCAGAAACTTTTACAGCTAAAATTACCAGAATGTCTGGTGCTTTAGATTTAAAATTACGTTCTGAAAGAGTCGAAATGGACGTTCACAACACAAAAGGAAATTTATTACCTGGAATGGTTGCCGAAGTTCTTTTACCGCTTAACGCGAAAGACAGCACTTATGTAGTGCCAAAAACTGCAGTAGTGAATTCTGCAGAAGGTTTATATGTAGTGAAAGTAGTAAACCACAAAGCGACAAGAGTTGACATTAAAAAAGGAAGAGAAATCGAAGATAAAATTGAAATTTTCGGCGATTTGACTCCAAACGATAAACTGGTAAAAATTGCCAGCGAAGAAACTAAGGAAGGCGATGTCATAAACGAATAACCTGCGTTTAGTCTTCTTTTTAGTAGATTACCAATTACTGTACGCATTCTTAGGAGTGCAAATTTAATTTGCCTAAAGGGCAGTTCCTCTTTAATTGGAGGGACTGTCCTTTTTTTTATTTTTAATAAAACAAAGTGAGTTTCGAATCATTTTTCTGATTCTTCTTAATTTCAGAAAAATTGTATCTGAACCACCTTTTTATTCTCTTCTGAGAAGAAAAAATACTTTACTTGTAGGTCAAATAAATATTTTTATGTTAATAAATTTAAATTATTTTAATTGAAGTTATATGTAAATTTAAAGTCAAATTTTCAAGTATTAAGAAATGAAAAACGAACTAAAAATTACCGACACTTCAATTGAAGAAAAAATTAAAAGAGAATTAAAACCAAAACCAGGAAGTGAACGAGATAAAATTTTTTCAAAATTTTTCAGCGCAGCTTTAGGTGGTATTCCATGGGTTGGTGGATTTTTAAGCATCTTGACAGATTTACATTTTGATGATCAATCCAAAAACAATATTCTTTATGAAAAATGGCTTGAAGAGCATCAAAATAAAATGAGATTACTTGGTGAAACGTTGTTTGAAGTTGTAAAAAAACTAAACGAATTTTCAGAAGATATTAACGAAAGACTTGAAAGTGAAGAATATTTACAAATTGTACGTAAATCATTTAGAACTTGGGACAATGCCGATACCTTTGAAAAACGAGAATTAATAAGAAAGTTAATTACAAATGCAGGAGGGCAAAAAATTGTTGACGATGACATAATTAGACTTTTCTTAGATTGGTTAAATCTTTATCATGAAATTCATTTTTCAGTTATAAAGGTAATTTACCAGAACCAAAGTGCTACCAGAGGTGAAATATGGCAAGAATTAAATGGAACTTATGTCAGAGAAGATTCCATGGAAGCAGATTTATTTAAAATGTTAATTAGAGATTTAAGTACAGGAGGAGTAATTCGTCAATATAGACCAACTGATTATTACGGAAATTTTGTAAAGCAAAAGAGAACAAAGGCTCCATCATCAGGAACTTTAAAATCTGCTTTTGATGATCAAGAACAATATGTTCTTACTAGTCTAGGGCAAAATTTTGTTCATTATACAATGAATGAATTAAATACGAAAATTGGTTAGAAATATCTTATTAATTTAAAATATTTCAATTAAAAACCTCACCTATCAAAATGATTATCAAAAACTTAACACAGATATCTCACCTAATATTAATTAAAACAATGGAAATATATTTAGTCGGAGTTATTATTACTTTATTATCTTTGTACATAAAAACTTACATTCAAGAAAAAGCAAAAATTGATGCTTTAAAATCTGAGAATAAAAGATTAATTGATCAAACAGAAAAAATAAAATCAAAATACAGCAAAAAATTAGAAGAACTTAAAAAAGAACATCAATTAGATATCGCGAAAAGAAAATATAAATATGAGAGCAAGAGAGATCAATATGTTTCATTTTTTCAACTTTTAGATCAATTTACTAAAGATAATTCCATTAAAGTCAATGAAAGATTAACACCTTTAATAGGAGAATTTTCGACAAATTATTTAAATGCGCCAGATCAAGAAGCTCAGACAAAAGCAATTACAACATTTAGCACAGAAATTCAAAAATTTACTTTTGAAGGCAGTCAAGACCTTATGAAAATTAAACAACAAACCAATACAATTAGGATGACTGCAAGTGATAAAGTTATTAAGAAATTAGATATGTTAAATCTTGCTTTTGAGAAGACAATAGAACAAAGTAATAAGACTATGAATGATTTACCAACACTTATGCTTCATAATGATCAACAAAAAATGCAAGAAAATCAGATTAAGCTAGAAGAATGCGGGGCGCTTGTTAAAAAATATAACGATGAGCTAATTGCTTTGATGAGGCAGGAATTAGATGAAATATAATTACTATTTTTTACTAATTCATAAAAATAATTACAAAAAACCTCGATCATAAAATCGAGGTTTTTACTTTAGTAAATCCCTACTCCTCACTTAAATAAGGATTCAAAATCTCCGCCAATTCATTGAGCCAATAATAATTGTCTTCAAAATTTGATAGTCCTATTTGCAGGGTGTCGTGTTGTCGCATTACGGCGAGCGCTAAAATGCAGTTTACTTGTCTTAAAATTTTAGCCATATCTTCGGGATCTATAATATGGTTAAAAAAATCAATCAGCCTTGTTTCGGCTTCTTTGGAAAGGGTGTTTGTTTTCATAAAGTGAAG includes:
- a CDS encoding efflux RND transporter periplasmic adaptor subunit, which encodes MKNNIIKSTAILFTALVVLSCEKKKEETAKAEIEPKVETFLLSKEKLTTELRLPAELTGFQQVDLYAKVSSFVKTLKVDIGTKVKKGQLLIVLEAPEISSQLAAAESRLKSMEAIYATSKSTYNRLYETSKVEGTISKNDLEMASGKKNSDYAQYQAAIAAHKEISIMRGYLEIRAPFDGVVAARNVNLGTFVGPAGKGSDLPLLTIQEQSKLRLAVSVPELYTGYLHPGDEMSFNVKSLPETFTAKITRMSGALDLKLRSERVEMDVHNTKGNLLPGMVAEVLLPLNAKDSTYVVPKTAVVNSAEGLYVVKVVNHKATRVDIKKGREIEDKIEIFGDLTPNDKLVKIASEETKEGDVINE